A stretch of the Sphingobacterium thalpophilum genome encodes the following:
- the purE gene encoding 5-(carboxyamino)imidazole ribonucleotide mutase, with product MSINNKAQVGIIMGSKSDLPVMQDAIDVLKVLGVTFEVTIVSAHRTPQRMFDYAQNAASRGLKVIIAGAGGAAHLPGMVASITHLPVIGVPVKSSNSIDGWDSVLSILQMPNGIPVATVALNAAKNAGILAAQILATHDAEISKNIIAFKEELARKVIETAVEVEDTQF from the coding sequence ATGTCAATCAATAATAAGGCCCAGGTAGGCATTATCATGGGAAGTAAATCTGATCTTCCGGTGATGCAGGATGCTATCGATGTCCTGAAAGTTCTTGGGGTAACATTCGAAGTGACGATTGTCTCTGCCCACCGTACACCGCAACGCATGTTTGATTATGCGCAGAATGCAGCGTCCCGCGGGCTGAAGGTAATTATTGCTGGCGCCGGTGGTGCTGCCCATTTACCAGGGATGGTGGCGTCGATTACGCATTTGCCAGTTATAGGAGTTCCTGTAAAGTCCTCTAATTCAATCGACGGCTGGGATTCTGTCCTGTCGATTCTCCAGATGCCCAATGGCATTCCGGTGGCGACCGTAGCTTTAAACGCAGCTAAAAATGCAGGCATATTGGCTGCACAGATATTGGCAACGCATGATGCGGAAATAAGCAAAAATATTATCGCTTTTAAAGAAGAATTGGCCCGTAAGGTCATCGAAACGGCGGTAGAAGTTGAAGATACGCAGTTCTAA
- a CDS encoding 5-(carboxyamino)imidazole ribonucleotide synthase, with the protein MAKDFYGELQLGILGGGQLGRMLIQEAINYNVNVHVLDPDKNAPCRKLCNKFECGSLGDFETVYNFGKDLDMITIEIEKVNVDALEKLEEEGVVVYPQSRIIRLIQDKGLQKQFFKQNDIPTSAFQLISNRDNLVNTSLRLPYIQKLRKDGYDGKGVKKIVTEADIQNAFEEPSLIEEWVDFEKEIAVIVARNDRGDVSTFPMVEMEFNPQANLVEFLIAPSLYGVDVQQRAEAIAKKIAEDLQIVGLLAVEMFLTKNGDILVNELAPRPHNSGHQTIEGNYVSQFGQHLRAIFNLPLGDTRCRTNAVMINLLGEEGYEGLAKYDGVEEALAIEGVYIHLYGKKYTKPFRKMGHVCIINDDREKAISNARKVQEILKVKA; encoded by the coding sequence ATGGCAAAAGATTTTTATGGTGAACTGCAATTAGGTATTCTAGGCGGCGGACAGCTGGGCAGGATGCTGATTCAGGAAGCCATTAATTACAATGTAAACGTTCATGTGCTGGACCCCGATAAGAATGCGCCCTGCCGCAAACTGTGCAACAAATTTGAATGTGGTTCATTGGGGGATTTTGAGACCGTCTACAATTTCGGTAAAGATCTGGATATGATCACTATTGAGATTGAAAAGGTGAATGTCGATGCGCTGGAAAAACTGGAGGAGGAAGGTGTGGTGGTGTATCCTCAGTCCCGTATCATTCGGTTGATTCAGGATAAGGGATTGCAGAAACAATTTTTCAAACAGAATGATATTCCGACCTCGGCATTTCAGCTGATATCAAATCGTGATAACCTTGTCAATACTTCATTGCGTCTACCGTATATCCAAAAGCTGCGTAAGGATGGTTACGATGGCAAAGGTGTCAAGAAGATCGTCACCGAGGCGGATATTCAGAACGCGTTCGAAGAGCCTAGTCTGATTGAAGAGTGGGTGGATTTCGAAAAAGAGATTGCCGTTATTGTCGCCCGCAATGACCGAGGTGATGTGTCTACATTTCCGATGGTGGAAATGGAGTTCAATCCTCAGGCAAATCTGGTGGAGTTTCTGATCGCTCCCTCGCTGTATGGTGTTGATGTACAGCAACGGGCGGAAGCGATTGCGAAAAAGATCGCTGAGGATCTGCAGATTGTGGGCTTATTGGCCGTTGAGATGTTTTTAACAAAAAATGGCGATATCCTGGTCAACGAGCTGGCACCGCGGCCACATAACAGCGGGCACCAGACGATTGAAGGAAATTATGTTTCTCAATTTGGACAGCATCTGAGAGCGATATTCAATCTGCCATTGGGGGATACCAGATGCCGGACCAATGCGGTGATGATCAACCTTCTGGGTGAAGAAGGGTATGAGGGCCTTGCTAAATATGATGGTGTGGAGGAAGCGCTGGCGATTGAGGGAGTCTATATCCATCTCTATGGCAAGAAGTATACGAAGCCGTTCCGTAAGATGGGGCATGTTTGCATTATTAATGATGATCGCGAGAAGGCCATTTCGAATGCGAGAAAAGTACAGGAAATATTAAAAGTTAAAGCTTAA
- a CDS encoding NADH-quinone oxidoreductase subunit B yields MSLDSQLQNNGVVVAKLDDLLNWARLSSMWPMSFGIACCAIEMMGAMASTYDLDRMGVFPRPSPRQSDVIIIAGTVTFKMADRIKKLYEQMPDPKYVISMGSCSNCGGPYWQHGYHVVKGVDKVIPVDVYVQGCPPRPEALIGAFIELQKKIDKESLLGEQLFNQQA; encoded by the coding sequence ATGAGTTTAGATAGTCAATTACAAAATAACGGTGTCGTTGTAGCTAAGCTGGATGATCTACTTAACTGGGCACGACTTTCTTCGATGTGGCCCATGAGTTTTGGTATTGCCTGTTGTGCGATAGAAATGATGGGAGCAATGGCGTCGACTTATGATCTGGACCGAATGGGAGTTTTTCCACGGCCATCGCCACGGCAGTCAGATGTCATCATCATTGCTGGGACAGTAACCTTCAAAATGGCAGACCGCATCAAGAAGCTGTACGAACAGATGCCTGATCCAAAATATGTGATCTCCATGGGGTCCTGTTCCAACTGTGGGGGACCGTACTGGCAACATGGTTATCATGTCGTCAAGGGCGTCGACAAGGTTATTCCGGTGGATGTGTATGTACAGGGATGTCCACCACGGCCGGAAGCGCTGATCGGCGCATTTATTGAACTGCAGAAAAAGATAGATAAGGAGAGTTTGTTGGGGGAACAGCTGTTCAATCAACAAGCGTAG
- a CDS encoding NADH-quinone oxidoreductase subunit A: MDDPAQLSEYGKILIILLVGALLVCATIFLARLISPKKNNPIKSGTYECGEEPIGSSWVQFNPRFYVIALVFLLFDVELIFIFPWATVFGQSDYIAADGRWGWFTLVEMAMFIGILVLGLVFVWKKGDLEWVKPQVSLPKVRVGIPQSAYDALNKMEYAVKDLAQADAELNTSVGEEMIARPKAAFKPRFKKPE; the protein is encoded by the coding sequence ATGGATGACCCCGCGCAATTATCGGAATACGGCAAAATCCTTATCATTCTATTGGTAGGGGCGCTGTTAGTCTGTGCGACCATTTTTCTAGCACGCCTAATCTCTCCAAAAAAAAATAATCCCATCAAATCCGGTACTTATGAATGCGGTGAAGAACCCATTGGATCGTCCTGGGTACAGTTTAACCCGAGATTTTATGTCATTGCGCTTGTTTTTCTGCTCTTTGATGTGGAGCTTATTTTTATTTTTCCGTGGGCAACTGTATTTGGTCAGTCAGATTATATCGCTGCAGATGGACGCTGGGGGTGGTTTACGTTGGTTGAAATGGCCATGTTTATTGGGATTTTGGTTCTCGGACTAGTGTTTGTCTGGAAAAAAGGAGATCTGGAGTGGGTAAAGCCACAGGTATCCTTACCCAAAGTCCGCGTTGGTATTCCTCAAAGTGCCTATGATGCTTTAAATAAGATGGAATATGCGGTAAAGGATCTTGCGCAGGCGGATGCTGAATTGAATACGTCAGTGGGAGAAGAAATGATTGCCCGTCCAAAGGCTGCTTTTAAACCAAGATTTAAGAAACCGGAGTAA
- the ffh gene encoding signal recognition particle protein, with protein sequence MFSNLQDKLDRAFKVLKGQGSITEINVAETMKEIRKALLDADVNYKTAKTFTDDVKQKALGQNVLTSISPGQLLTKIMNDELTELMGGSVTELETGKNPTVILIAGLNGAGKTTFSGKLALYLKDKKNKKPLLVAGDVYRPAAIDQLEVLAEQVGVPVYVNRESTDPIAIAKAGVEEAKRNGNNIVIIDTAGRLAVDEPLMVEITAVKEATKPDEILFVVDSMTGQDAVNTAKTFNDRLDFTGVVLTKLDGDTRGGAALSIKSVVNKPIKFIGTGEKMDALDVFHPDRMASRILGMGDVVSLVERAQQQFDEKQAAELQKKIRKNKFDFNDFKSQIQQIKKMGNMKDLMGMIPGVGKAMKDIEVDDNAFKPIEAIIDSMTPFERENPDVIDQKRRMRIAKGSGTDINEVNKLLKQFGDMRKVMKQMSNPAMAAKLMRNMPKMPGRM encoded by the coding sequence ATGTTTTCAAATCTTCAAGATAAGCTAGATAGGGCCTTTAAGGTATTAAAAGGACAGGGTAGTATTACCGAGATCAACGTTGCTGAAACGATGAAAGAAATTCGCAAAGCATTGTTGGATGCCGACGTGAATTATAAAACTGCCAAAACTTTTACGGATGATGTAAAACAGAAAGCTTTAGGTCAAAATGTATTGACCAGTATTTCTCCCGGGCAATTGCTGACAAAAATCATGAATGATGAGCTGACAGAACTGATGGGGGGATCTGTTACAGAGCTGGAAACCGGAAAAAATCCGACCGTTATTCTGATTGCAGGATTGAACGGTGCAGGTAAGACTACGTTTTCTGGTAAATTGGCATTGTACCTGAAAGATAAGAAAAATAAAAAGCCCTTGCTGGTTGCTGGCGACGTATATCGTCCTGCTGCGATCGATCAGCTGGAAGTTTTAGCTGAACAGGTTGGTGTCCCAGTATATGTGAATAGGGAATCCACTGATCCGATTGCTATTGCTAAAGCTGGTGTAGAGGAAGCGAAACGAAATGGCAATAATATTGTCATTATCGATACGGCAGGTCGTTTGGCGGTTGATGAACCATTGATGGTGGAAATTACTGCTGTCAAAGAAGCGACAAAGCCAGATGAGATTCTGTTTGTTGTCGACTCCATGACCGGTCAGGATGCTGTCAATACTGCCAAGACGTTCAATGACCGTCTGGATTTTACCGGGGTAGTCTTGACTAAGCTGGACGGTGATACTCGTGGTGGTGCGGCTTTATCCATTAAATCTGTCGTCAATAAGCCGATAAAGTTTATCGGTACAGGCGAGAAAATGGATGCGCTGGATGTATTTCACCCTGACCGTATGGCATCCCGTATTTTGGGGATGGGTGACGTTGTATCCTTGGTAGAACGCGCGCAGCAGCAATTTGACGAAAAACAAGCAGCTGAACTTCAGAAGAAGATCCGCAAAAATAAATTTGATTTTAACGATTTTAAATCTCAGATACAGCAGATCAAAAAGATGGGTAACATGAAGGATCTGATGGGTATGATCCCTGGAGTGGGCAAAGCGATGAAGGATATTGAGGTGGACGACAATGCATTTAAGCCTATTGAAGCCATTATTGATTCCATGACACCTTTTGAACGCGAGAATCCGGATGTCATCGATCAAAAGCGTCGTATGCGGATTGCCAAAGGATCGGGTACAGATATCAATGAGGTAAACAAGTTGCTGAAGCAATTTGGTGATATGCGCAAAGTGATGAAACAGATGTCAAATCCGGCGATGGCGGCTAAGCTAATGCGCAATATGCCTAAAATGCCCGGACGCATGTAA
- a CDS encoding zinc metallopeptidase: MYWILFIGIMVVSLIVQTRFRNKFKKYSEMPLSNGMSGAEIAQKMLHDNGIYDVQVLSIPDRLGDHYNPSDKTVNLSPEVYSGRSVAAAAVAAHECGHAVQHAKAYKWLGFRSAMVPMVNVASKLTSWVLMIGVMLFAFGGNPWLLAVGVGALAITTIFSFITLPVEFDASNRALAWLNHAGVTYNGEEHEGAKDALKWAAMTYVVAALSALVTLLYYASILFGGRRSD, translated from the coding sequence ATGTACTGGATTTTATTTATTGGAATCATGGTAGTGAGCCTGATCGTCCAAACAAGATTTAGAAACAAATTTAAAAAGTATTCTGAGATGCCGTTATCCAACGGTATGTCGGGTGCTGAAATAGCACAAAAGATGCTTCATGATAATGGTATATATGATGTGCAGGTGTTGTCTATTCCAGACCGTCTTGGCGATCATTATAATCCTTCAGACAAAACGGTGAACCTTAGTCCGGAGGTGTATAGCGGGCGTAGTGTAGCTGCGGCAGCAGTAGCAGCCCACGAATGCGGGCACGCAGTGCAACATGCAAAAGCTTACAAATGGCTGGGTTTTCGTTCGGCGATGGTACCCATGGTCAACGTTGCATCTAAGCTGACTTCATGGGTGTTGATGATCGGTGTGATGCTGTTTGCTTTTGGGGGCAATCCCTGGTTACTCGCGGTGGGAGTCGGTGCGCTGGCCATTACAACCATATTTTCATTTATCACCCTACCGGTGGAATTTGATGCATCCAATCGCGCTTTGGCCTGGTTGAATCATGCCGGCGTTACATACAATGGTGAGGAACATGAAGGTGCCAAAGACGCTTTAAAATGGGCTGCAATGACTTATGTGGTCGCTGCGCTAAGTGCATTGGTAACCCTGTTGTACTATGCTTCTATTTTGTTTGGTGGCCGCAGAAGTGACTAA
- a CDS encoding RNA polymerase sigma factor has protein sequence MRLLKSKSDQELIQMYVDGHESGLEALLNRYKSKIYTSIYMKVKDEYLAEDIFQETFIKIINTLKSGKYNEEGKFLPWAIRIAHNMIVDFFRKAKRAPSIVNADGFDIFEVLEFSDESTESKMLKQQVDVDLKKMIQKLPDDQKEVLIMRHFCDMSFKDIAEITEVSINTALGRMRYALSNLRKMIEGTDLTLQMGY, from the coding sequence ATGAGACTTTTGAAAAGTAAGAGTGATCAAGAATTGATCCAAATGTATGTCGATGGCCATGAGTCCGGCCTTGAGGCATTGTTGAATCGTTATAAATCGAAAATTTATACCTCTATATATATGAAAGTGAAAGACGAATATCTTGCTGAAGATATTTTCCAGGAGACTTTCATCAAAATCATCAACACATTAAAATCCGGTAAATATAATGAAGAAGGGAAATTTCTGCCATGGGCTATACGTATTGCTCATAACATGATTGTTGACTTCTTCAGGAAAGCAAAGCGCGCCCCCAGTATTGTTAATGCGGACGGCTTTGATATCTTTGAGGTACTTGAATTCAGCGATGAGAGCACCGAGTCAAAGATGCTGAAACAACAGGTGGATGTGGATCTGAAGAAGATGATCCAGAAGCTGCCGGATGACCAGAAGGAAGTTCTAATCATGCGTCATTTCTGTGACATGAGCTTCAAGGATATAGCCGAAATCACCGAGGTGAGTATCAATACGGCTCTGGGCAGGATGCGCTATGCGCTGAGCAACCTGCGAAAAATGATCGAGGGAACCGATCTTACTCTGCAGATGGGTTATTAA
- a CDS encoding serine hydroxymethyltransferase, with the protein MERDQAIFNLIADELKRQEEGIELIASENFVSKQVMEAAGSVLTNKYAEGLPGKRYYGGCEVVDEIESIAIDRAKQLFGAEWVNVQPHSGAQANAAVFLATIKPGDKILGLDLSHGGHLTHGSPANLSGKIYQPLFYGVKEDTGLIDYEQLEETALREKPKMIICGASAYSRDWDYARIRKVADEVGAILMADISHPAGLIARGLLNDPLPHCHIVTTTTHKTLRGPRGGMIMVGKDFENPWGIKTPKGEIRTMTQLLDLAVFPGTQGGPLEHTIAAKAIAYGEALSDDYMEYIVQVKKNAAALAKFFVDRDYKIISGGTDNHLMLVDLRNKDISGKEAEAVLGKAGITTNKNMVPFDTRSPFVTSGVRFGTAAITTRGIKENEIVQIGELIDEALKNASDDAALDKIHGKVKAMMAQFPLYK; encoded by the coding sequence ATGGAAAGAGATCAAGCCATTTTTAATTTGATAGCTGATGAGCTGAAACGCCAAGAGGAGGGTATTGAATTAATTGCTTCTGAAAACTTTGTGTCAAAGCAAGTGATGGAAGCTGCTGGTTCAGTGTTGACAAATAAATATGCAGAAGGCCTGCCAGGAAAGCGCTATTATGGTGGCTGTGAAGTTGTGGATGAGATTGAGAGTATTGCGATCGACCGTGCAAAACAGCTTTTCGGCGCTGAATGGGTAAACGTGCAGCCTCACTCTGGCGCTCAGGCGAATGCTGCTGTATTTTTGGCGACTATCAAACCGGGCGATAAAATCCTGGGCCTTGATCTATCTCATGGAGGTCACCTGACACATGGTTCTCCCGCAAATCTTTCCGGGAAGATCTACCAGCCATTATTTTATGGTGTAAAAGAAGATACAGGTTTGATCGATTACGAGCAGCTGGAAGAAACTGCCCTTCGTGAAAAACCGAAAATGATCATTTGTGGTGCTTCGGCTTATTCGCGTGACTGGGACTATGCGCGCATCCGTAAAGTTGCCGATGAGGTCGGTGCGATCTTAATGGCAGATATTTCTCACCCTGCGGGTTTGATCGCGCGTGGCTTATTGAACGATCCGCTTCCGCATTGTCACATCGTCACGACCACCACGCACAAAACGTTGCGCGGTCCACGTGGTGGTATGATCATGGTCGGTAAGGACTTCGAAAACCCATGGGGCATCAAAACACCAAAAGGTGAAATCCGCACAATGACCCAATTGCTGGATTTAGCGGTTTTCCCAGGTACTCAGGGCGGACCTCTGGAGCATACCATCGCTGCAAAAGCTATTGCTTATGGCGAAGCGCTATCGGACGACTATATGGAGTATATTGTTCAGGTGAAGAAAAATGCCGCGGCTTTAGCGAAGTTTTTCGTAGACAGAGATTATAAAATTATCTCTGGTGGTACTGACAATCACCTGATGCTAGTCGATTTGCGGAACAAAGATATTTCAGGTAAAGAAGCAGAAGCGGTGTTGGGTAAAGCGGGTATCACCACCAACAAGAATATGGTACCTTTCGATACACGTTCACCGTTCGTGACCTCAGGTGTTCGTTTTGGTACGGCTGCGATTACAACACGCGGTATCAAAGAAAATGAAATTGTTCAGATCGGTGAGCTGATTGATGAAGCACTGAAAAATGCTTCGGATGACGCTGCATTGGATAAAATCCATGGTAAGGTAAAAGCGATGATGGCGCAGTTTCCGTTATATAAATAA
- a CDS encoding HesB/IscA family protein, translating into MSTEQTAIAPISLTPGAIKELHKLKDQQEISDDFGLRVGVEGGGCSGMNYVLGFDQKKDGDNEYEIEGIRIFMNKAHGLYLAGMEIDFRSGLDARGFTFNNPNATSTCGCGSSFSA; encoded by the coding sequence ATGAGTACAGAACAGACAGCAATTGCTCCGATCTCCTTAACGCCGGGCGCAATCAAGGAACTCCATAAATTAAAGGATCAACAAGAAATTTCTGATGATTTTGGCCTACGTGTGGGCGTAGAAGGCGGTGGTTGCTCCGGCATGAATTATGTTCTTGGCTTTGACCAGAAAAAAGACGGAGACAACGAGTATGAGATCGAAGGTATTCGAATCTTCATGAATAAAGCTCATGGCTTATATTTAGCGGGCATGGAAATTGATTTCAGATCAGGACTCGACGCGAGAGGATTTACATTTAACAACCCCAACGCGACAAGTACCTGCGGCTGTGGAAGCAGCTTTTCTGCCTAA